Proteins from a single region of Lusitaniella coriacea LEGE 07157:
- a CDS encoding PEP-CTERM sorting domain-containing protein, whose amino-acid sequence MKSITLKKIALATVGTAIATFAIESKPVQATTFFFSDFPSSVAPSFDFSKGDLDLTVTGQSTNGPRNVFQGLFGLGVKGGRFDSPQIDGFGPDETLLLNFDKKVKILSATFSRVGRNDDFKLLVDGDTLVAADIPGGNSWDLGIRNFNFRQFSPDNKGFQFGFTVTGKNDDYFLKKVKVKTVPEPATALGLLSVGALGVISRRKRQQKG is encoded by the coding sequence ATGAAATCAATTACTCTCAAAAAAATTGCCTTAGCCACCGTTGGGACTGCAATTGCAACCTTTGCCATTGAGTCTAAGCCCGTACAAGCAACGACATTTTTCTTCTCTGATTTTCCTTCTTCCGTTGCACCTTCATTTGATTTCTCTAAAGGTGATTTAGACTTGACCGTTACAGGGCAATCTACCAATGGTCCTCGTAATGTTTTCCAAGGGCTATTTGGTCTTGGCGTTAAAGGGGGTCGCTTTGATAGCCCCCAAATCGATGGTTTTGGTCCCGACGAAACCCTATTATTAAACTTTGACAAAAAAGTAAAAATACTTTCTGCAACCTTCAGCCGAGTCGGACGTAATGATGATTTCAAGTTGTTGGTTGATGGAGATACGCTAGTTGCCGCAGATATCCCTGGTGGTAATTCTTGGGATTTGGGCATCAGGAACTTCAACTTCAGGCAATTTTCTCCCGATAACAAAGGTTTCCAATTTGGCTTTACCGTTACAGGCAAGAACGATGATTACTTCCTGAAAAAGGTAAAAGTCAAGACTGTTCCCGAACCTGCAACTGCACTGGGTTTGCTATCCGTGGGTGCATTGGGAGTCATTTCGCGTCGGAAGCGCCAACAGAAAGGTTAA
- a CDS encoding M16 family metallopeptidase codes for MQQSSQLSEPLDAALNFPANRFQLDNGLTVIHQYIPATPVVVVDVWVRAGASAEPDEWHGIAHFLEHMIFKGSHRIAPGAFDWAIENSGGMTNAATSHDYAHFFITTAVQHLPEILPSFADILLHAAISDEEFVREREVVIEEIRACQDDPDWLGFQALCESLYQCHTYGRSILGTEMQVRERSPNQMRCFHRTYYQPENMTVAIAGGIEKDAALALVRESFKEFSTRSECPPTVVRAEPPLTEIRRTELRLPRVEQARLLMAWQGPGVESLQEAFGLDMLSAILGGGQSSRLVRELREEQQWVLDIVCEFSLQRDSSLLTITAWLEPQYLERVEMWIRDRVNQLQHVPVEAKELSRCKRLLSNDYAFSTETPSQLAGLYGYYNTIATAELSVTYPQQIQQIQASDLQKIANRYLSPDKYAIAVVQPL; via the coding sequence TTGCAACAATCCTCTCAATTGTCCGAACCTCTTGATGCTGCGTTGAACTTCCCTGCCAATCGTTTCCAATTAGATAATGGCTTAACCGTCATTCACCAATATATCCCCGCAACGCCTGTGGTAGTTGTTGATGTTTGGGTGCGTGCGGGGGCAAGTGCCGAACCCGATGAGTGGCATGGGATTGCCCATTTTCTAGAACACATGATTTTCAAGGGCAGCCATCGCATTGCGCCGGGGGCGTTCGATTGGGCGATTGAAAATAGCGGCGGGATGACCAATGCCGCAACCAGTCACGATTACGCTCATTTTTTCATTACGACAGCAGTACAACATTTGCCAGAGATTCTTCCTTCCTTTGCAGACATCCTTCTGCACGCGGCGATCTCCGATGAGGAGTTTGTGCGAGAGAGAGAAGTGGTGATTGAGGAAATTCGCGCCTGTCAGGACGATCCCGACTGGTTAGGATTTCAGGCATTGTGCGAGAGTTTGTACCAGTGCCATACCTACGGACGGTCGATTTTGGGAACGGAGATGCAAGTAAGGGAGCGATCCCCCAATCAAATGCGTTGTTTTCATCGCACCTATTACCAACCGGAAAATATGACCGTCGCGATCGCGGGAGGAATTGAAAAGGATGCGGCTTTGGCGCTGGTCAGGGAAAGTTTTAAGGAGTTTAGCACGCGATCGGAGTGTCCCCCAACCGTCGTTCGTGCCGAACCCCCCCTAACAGAAATTCGCCGCACTGAATTGCGCTTACCCCGCGTAGAACAGGCGCGATTGTTGATGGCTTGGCAAGGTCCCGGAGTTGAATCGTTGCAAGAAGCCTTTGGATTGGATATGCTGTCGGCAATTTTAGGAGGCGGACAATCCTCTCGGTTAGTACGAGAATTGCGAGAAGAGCAACAATGGGTGTTGGATATTGTTTGTGAGTTTTCCTTGCAGCGAGATTCGAGTTTATTGACGATTACGGCTTGGTTGGAACCGCAGTATTTAGAACGGGTGGAGATGTGGATTCGCGATCGCGTCAACCAATTACAACACGTTCCCGTTGAAGCAAAAGAACTCTCTCGCTGTAAGCGATTGTTGTCTAACGATTATGCCTTTTCCACAGAAACTCCCAGCCAACTCGCAGGACTGTACGGCTACTACAACACCATTGCCACCGCAGAACTCTCCGTGACCTATCCTCAGCAAATTCAGCAGATTCAAGCCTCTGACCTGCAAAAAATAGCCAATCGCTACCTCTCTCCCGATAAATACGCGATCGCGGTTGTACAGCCCCTATAA
- the hpsU gene encoding hormogonium polysaccharide biosynthesis acetyltransferase HpsU: protein MKQKFDSPSTLDAEPWVDLRRYDQSDFDRGRPGWVILLWWLVQSIAFPLSLHNTHGIRRALLRLFGAKIGQGVVIRPTARFTYPWKVEIGDYSWIGDDVVLYSLERITIGSHCIVSQKCYLCTGSHDFQDPTFKLQTNTITIGNGAWVATDCFVAPGVTIGANAVIGARSNVFRDIPAQQVAWGSPCRPHYPREMHQS from the coding sequence ATGAAACAAAAATTTGATTCTCCCTCAACATTGGATGCCGAACCTTGGGTTGATTTGCGTCGTTACGACCAATCGGATTTTGATAGAGGGCGACCCGGTTGGGTTATTCTTTTGTGGTGGTTGGTGCAGTCCATCGCATTTCCCCTCAGCCTCCATAACACCCACGGGATTCGCCGCGCCCTATTACGCCTGTTTGGGGCAAAAATTGGGCAAGGGGTTGTCATTCGCCCCACCGCACGCTTTACCTATCCTTGGAAGGTAGAAATCGGAGACTATAGTTGGATTGGCGATGATGTCGTTCTCTACAGCTTAGAACGCATTACCATCGGAAGCCACTGCATTGTTTCGCAAAAATGTTATCTCTGTACGGGAAGTCACGATTTCCAAGACCCCACCTTTAAACTGCAAACCAATACGATTACCATCGGGAATGGGGCGTGGGTAGCAACGGACTGTTTTGTGGCACCGGGCGTTACGATTGGGGCGAATGCAGTGATTGGGGCGCGTAGCAATGTGTTTCGGGATATTCCTGCTCAACAGGTGGCTTGGGGGAGTCCGTGTCGTCCCCATTACCCGCGAGAGATGCACCAGTCTTGA
- a CDS encoding glycosyltransferase family 2 protein, whose amino-acid sequence MTSTSEKIPVSVLIPAKNEELNLPACLECVSRAAEIFVVDSNSSDRSIEISQERGAKVIQFDFEAEKARFDQEEHQYNLEQQKNPNTSLPKSKLRKKKNWSLDTLPFSHEWVLIVDCDERITEDLWDEIQEVVKNDSYDGYYLNRKVYFLGKWIRYGGKYPDWNLRLFKHKKGRYEDLGIGYIPNTGDNEVHEHVILRDERGNNITQERAGYLKNDMDHIDFRDIYQWLARHNRYSNWEAGLYDKLLNGELKDGIQPNLFGKGPERTRFLRGVWVWLPFKPLLRFILFYFLRLGFLNGSAGYIYARLLSQYEYQIGVKLYELRTFGGKLNVKN is encoded by the coding sequence ATGACCTCTACCTCTGAGAAAATTCCAGTCTCGGTTTTAATCCCCGCCAAAAACGAAGAATTAAACCTTCCGGCTTGTCTAGAATGCGTATCCAGAGCGGCTGAAATCTTTGTGGTTGATTCCAACAGTAGCGACCGTTCCATTGAAATATCCCAAGAACGTGGCGCGAAAGTCATTCAGTTCGATTTTGAAGCAGAAAAAGCCCGTTTCGACCAAGAAGAACATCAATACAACCTCGAACAACAAAAAAATCCCAACACCTCTCTCCCCAAGTCAAAACTGCGAAAAAAGAAAAACTGGTCTCTCGACACCCTTCCCTTTAGTCATGAATGGGTCTTAATCGTCGATTGTGACGAACGAATTACCGAAGACCTTTGGGATGAAATACAAGAGGTCGTCAAAAATGACAGTTATGACGGATATTACCTCAATCGAAAAGTATATTTTCTCGGTAAATGGATTCGCTATGGGGGAAAATACCCCGATTGGAATTTACGTCTTTTTAAACACAAAAAAGGTCGCTACGAAGACCTCGGTATCGGTTATATTCCCAACACAGGAGACAACGAAGTTCACGAACACGTTATCCTGCGAGATGAGCGAGGAAATAACATCACCCAAGAGCGTGCGGGATACCTCAAAAATGATATGGATCACATTGACTTCCGCGACATCTATCAATGGTTAGCACGACATAATCGCTATTCCAACTGGGAAGCCGGACTCTACGACAAACTGTTAAACGGAGAACTCAAAGACGGAATTCAACCCAACTTATTTGGTAAAGGGCCCGAAAGAACTCGCTTTTTAAGAGGTGTTTGGGTGTGGCTTCCCTTCAAACCCTTGCTGCGTTTCATCTTATTTTATTTCCTGCGCTTGGGATTCCTGAATGGCAGTGCGGGATATATCTATGCACGTTTGTTGAGTCAGTACGAATATCAAATTGGAGTCAAACTTTACGAATTGCGGACATTTGGAGGGAAACTCAATGTCAAAAACTAA
- a CDS encoding glycosyltransferase family 2 protein, with translation MSDPQISISAIICTHNREQYLEAAIDSLLAQDFPNYEVIVVDNASRDRTRAIVEAKLPHPRLHYIHEPVLGLSVARNTGFKAAKGEILAYLDDDAVATPQWLSVLWAAYQENDKLAIAGGKVTLLWPEGITPPEWLSPGLSGNLGAYDLGSEVANITKPGLTPRGLNYSIRRTFLENIGGFDVNLGRIGKNLLSNEELHMTELALKQGWEVAYLPKALVAHNVAIERLKPSWFLSRGWWQGVSECYRQQLSGRANTAQFLNGGERIIRGLYKSVKYIKDPAQRFDNLVYAYGQLGYLKTFIQGLISPPKFSK, from the coding sequence ATGAGCGATCCCCAAATCTCAATTTCTGCAATTATTTGCACCCATAACCGGGAACAGTATTTAGAGGCTGCAATTGATAGTTTATTGGCGCAAGATTTCCCAAACTATGAAGTGATTGTCGTCGATAATGCCTCGCGCGATCGCACCCGCGCCATCGTCGAAGCAAAACTTCCCCATCCCCGCCTGCACTACATTCACGAACCCGTCCTCGGACTCTCCGTTGCCCGCAATACGGGGTTTAAAGCCGCCAAAGGGGAAATACTCGCTTACCTCGACGACGATGCAGTTGCCACGCCACAATGGTTGAGCGTTCTTTGGGCTGCCTATCAAGAAAATGATAAACTCGCGATCGCGGGCGGTAAAGTCACCCTCCTTTGGCCCGAAGGCATTACCCCTCCCGAATGGCTCTCCCCCGGACTCAGCGGGAACCTAGGAGCCTACGACTTAGGCAGCGAAGTCGCAAACATTACTAAACCCGGTTTAACCCCCAGAGGCTTAAACTACTCCATTCGACGGACATTCCTCGAAAATATTGGCGGATTTGATGTCAATCTAGGGCGCATCGGTAAAAATTTACTCTCCAACGAAGAACTACACATGACCGAACTCGCCCTCAAACAAGGATGGGAAGTCGCCTATCTTCCCAAAGCCCTCGTCGCCCATAACGTCGCCATCGAACGACTCAAACCCAGTTGGTTCCTCAGTCGAGGATGGTGGCAAGGAGTCAGCGAATGTTATCGCCAGCAGCTTTCTGGACGGGCAAATACCGCTCAATTTCTCAATGGTGGGGAACGAATTATTCGGGGACTCTATAAATCCGTAAAATATATTAAAGACCCCGCTCAACGCTTTGATAACCTCGTCTACGCTTACGGTCAACTGGGCTACTTAAAAACCTTTATTCAAGGATTAATTTCACCGCCAAAATTCAGTAAATAA
- a CDS encoding M16 family metallopeptidase has product MHNSSHHHLPIHRTVLDNGITVICVENRAADIIAARLFLRAGTRWETREKAGLASLLSNLMTKGTERWSAVEIAEKVESVGASLGADATTDYFLMSLKTVSSDFAAILTLAGELLRSPSFPEAEIDLERFLVLQSIRSQQEQPFNVAYQHLRKAMYPNHPYGVSSLGTEETVTQITREDLQEYHQTYFRPDNLVVSLSGCIDPEVAVRLVTEVLGDWEIPATPLPQLRDRAIAPNPSQQINPQPTQQSIVMLGYLTPSVQNEDYIPLKLLNTYLGNGLSSRLFVELREKRGLAYDVSAFYPTRLEQSLFVAYMGTAPENTAIALEGLHTEVTRLCHTPLTPEELQAIKNKLLGQYALGKQTNAEIAQTYGWYETLGLGIDFDTHFQEAVRTITAPTLQQAAQRHFNNSPYLSLVGPEEAITQASLPL; this is encoded by the coding sequence ATGCATAACAGCTCACACCACCATCTCCCAATTCATCGCACCGTTCTAGACAACGGCATTACCGTTATTTGCGTTGAAAATCGCGCCGCTGATATTATTGCTGCTCGCTTATTTTTGAGGGCGGGAACGCGCTGGGAAACAAGAGAGAAAGCAGGTCTAGCCTCCCTACTTTCCAATTTAATGACCAAGGGAACCGAACGCTGGTCTGCGGTGGAAATTGCCGAAAAAGTTGAATCCGTAGGGGCGAGTTTGGGAGCGGATGCGACGACGGATTACTTTTTAATGAGCCTCAAAACCGTCTCGTCGGATTTTGCTGCCATTTTAACCCTAGCGGGAGAATTATTGCGCTCCCCCAGCTTTCCCGAAGCAGAGATCGATCTCGAACGATTTTTAGTTCTGCAAAGCATTCGTTCTCAACAGGAACAACCCTTCAATGTCGCTTATCAACATCTGCGGAAAGCGATGTATCCCAACCATCCCTACGGCGTTTCCAGCTTGGGAACCGAAGAAACTGTTACGCAGATTACTCGCGAGGATTTACAGGAATATCACCAAACCTATTTTCGCCCGGATAATTTAGTAGTGAGTTTGTCGGGTTGCATCGATCCCGAAGTCGCGGTTCGTTTAGTGACGGAAGTGTTGGGAGATTGGGAGATTCCCGCCACACCTTTACCTCAATTGCGCGATCGCGCGATCGCGCCCAACCCCTCCCAACAGATTAACCCGCAACCCACCCAACAATCCATCGTCATGTTGGGCTATCTCACCCCATCGGTGCAAAACGAAGATTACATCCCCTTAAAACTCCTCAATACCTATCTGGGAAATGGTCTATCCAGTCGCCTCTTCGTGGAATTGCGAGAAAAACGCGGTTTAGCTTATGATGTTTCTGCTTTTTATCCCACTCGCCTCGAACAGTCCTTATTTGTCGCTTATATGGGAACCGCACCGGAAAATACCGCGATCGCCCTAGAAGGACTGCATACAGAAGTCACGCGCCTCTGTCATACTCCCCTCACCCCCGAAGAACTCCAAGCCATCAAAAACAAACTCCTCGGTCAATACGCCCTCGGCAAGCAAACCAACGCCGAAATCGCTCAAACCTACGGCTGGTACGAAACCCTAGGACTCGGAATCGACTTCGATACCCACTTCCAAGAAGCCGTTCGCACCATCACTGCACCAACCCTTCAACAAGCCGCTCAACGCCACTTTAACAACTCTCCTTACCTCTCCCTCGTGGGGCCAGAAGAAGCAATCACTCAAGCTTCCCTACCGTTATAG